One segment of Streptosporangium brasiliense DNA contains the following:
- a CDS encoding cobyric acid synthase has translation MRGSLLVAGTTSDAGKSVVTAGICRWLARQGVKVAPYKAQNMSLNSFVTADGAEIGRAQAMQAAACGLEPTADMNPILLKPGSDRRSQVVVMGRPLADVDAMEYWDVKDRLRQVAVEALERLRDTYDVVVCEGAGSPAEINLRRGDIANMGLARAAGLPVVVVGDIDRGGVFASLYGTVALLEPADQALIAGFVINKFRGARELLEPGLDMIRELTGREVYGVLPWLDGLWLDVEDSLALDNRPAVGARPPYGGQTLRVAVVRLPRISNFTDVDALASEPGVVVRFVTSPAELDDADLVVLPGSRATVSDLAWLRATGLADALPGRTVLGICGGYQMLTRTIRDDVESGAGSVEGLGLLPATVEFAAEKTLGRPVGEAYGCRVAAYEIHHGIVTAEGGDPFLDGCRSGSVWGTTWHGALENDDFRRAFLTDVAAVSGRDFTPAPGVSFAAAREERLDALGDLIERHVDTDALLRLLEGGAPRGLPLLPPGGSPHGAPDFSQNRGISQNRGISQNRGMESER, from the coding sequence GTGAGAGGCTCCCTGCTGGTCGCCGGGACGACCTCCGACGCCGGAAAGAGCGTCGTCACCGCCGGGATCTGCCGCTGGCTGGCCCGGCAGGGCGTGAAGGTCGCACCGTACAAGGCGCAGAACATGTCACTGAACTCCTTCGTCACGGCCGACGGCGCCGAGATCGGCAGGGCGCAGGCGATGCAGGCCGCCGCGTGCGGACTGGAGCCCACCGCCGACATGAACCCGATCCTGCTCAAGCCGGGCAGCGACCGGCGCAGCCAGGTCGTGGTGATGGGCAGGCCGCTGGCCGACGTCGACGCGATGGAGTATTGGGACGTCAAGGACCGGCTCCGGCAGGTCGCGGTGGAGGCGCTGGAGCGGTTGCGCGACACCTACGACGTGGTGGTCTGCGAGGGCGCGGGCAGCCCGGCGGAGATCAACCTGCGCAGGGGCGACATCGCCAACATGGGCCTGGCCCGCGCCGCCGGTCTGCCGGTCGTCGTGGTCGGCGACATCGACCGGGGCGGGGTCTTCGCCTCGCTGTACGGGACGGTGGCCCTGCTGGAGCCCGCCGACCAGGCGCTGATCGCCGGGTTCGTGATCAACAAGTTCCGGGGGGCGCGCGAGCTCCTCGAACCCGGCCTCGACATGATCAGGGAGCTGACCGGCCGCGAGGTGTACGGCGTGCTGCCCTGGCTGGACGGCCTCTGGCTGGACGTCGAGGACTCCCTCGCCCTGGACAACCGCCCCGCGGTCGGGGCGCGCCCGCCGTACGGCGGGCAGACCCTGCGAGTCGCGGTGGTCAGGCTGCCGCGCATCTCCAACTTCACCGACGTCGACGCCCTGGCCTCCGAGCCGGGTGTGGTGGTCCGCTTCGTGACCTCCCCGGCCGAGCTGGACGACGCCGACCTGGTGGTGCTGCCGGGCTCCCGGGCGACGGTCTCCGACCTGGCCTGGCTGCGCGCCACCGGCCTGGCCGACGCCCTGCCCGGCCGGACCGTGCTGGGCATCTGCGGCGGCTACCAGATGCTCACCCGGACCATCCGCGACGACGTCGAGTCCGGGGCGGGCTCGGTCGAGGGGCTCGGGCTGCTGCCCGCGACGGTGGAGTTCGCCGCCGAGAAGACGCTGGGCCGCCCGGTCGGCGAGGCGTACGGCTGCCGCGTCGCGGCCTACGAGATCCATCACGGCATCGTGACGGCCGAGGGCGGCGATCCCTTCCTGGACGGCTGCCGGTCCGGCTCGGTCTGGGGCACCACCTGGCACGGGGCCCTGGAGAACGACGACTTCCGCCGGGCGTTCCTCACCGACGTGGCGGCCGTCTCCGGCCGTGACTTCACCCCCGCCCCCGGCGTCTCCTTCGCCGCGGCGCGTGAGGAGCGGCTGGATGCCCTCGGCGACCTGATCGAACGCCATGTGGACACCGATGCCCTGCTGCGGCTCCTGGAAGGCGGCGCCCCGCGGGGCCTGCCGCTGCTGCCTCCTGGCGGGTCTCCGCACGGCGCACCGGATTTCTCGCAGAACAGAGGCATCTCGCAGAACAGAGGCATCTCGCAGAACAGAGGCATGGAGAGTGAAAGATGA
- a CDS encoding SHOCT domain-containing protein, with translation MTRVVLILFIMAVVAAVVLGAALVFRASRARRPGLDDPKEILKRRYAAGEIDEDEYLRRMSGLSQDW, from the coding sequence ATGACCCGGGTCGTATTGATCCTCTTCATCATGGCCGTGGTCGCCGCGGTGGTCCTCGGCGCCGCCCTGGTGTTCCGCGCGTCGCGGGCGCGCCGGCCCGGGCTCGACGACCCCAAGGAGATCCTGAAGCGCCGCTACGCGGCCGGTGAGATCGACGAGGACGAATACCTCCGCCGCATGTCCGGCCTCTCCCAGGACTGGTGA
- a CDS encoding 1-acyl-sn-glycerol-3-phosphate acyltransferase, translating into MLPPRILRRLILAPLVIVLTVVAVVTLPIWLLVVTAASLRLPPPQRRGTRLVWFAAAWLTLESMALVACLGLWVAGGFGGRLHRDEQQERHYALIRWFLSRVYGAAVRIFGLSVEVDEPARTADELSRRLTRPVIVLSRHAGPGDSFLLVHHLLSVYGRRPRIVMKAILQLDPSLDVVINRLPNAFVPRRTAESGILTEIRRLASDMDADDALVIFPEGGNFTPRRRLRAILHLERKGLAEEAARARRMEHLLAPHPNGAITAIESCPQADVVFVAHTGLDDLVTLGDLWRRLPMRAEIKARWWRVRAADVPRDRESRIHWLFDHWEEIDAWIAKNRPAPAAKT; encoded by the coding sequence ATGCTCCCTCCCCGCATCCTCCGCCGCCTGATCCTCGCGCCCCTCGTCATCGTGCTCACCGTGGTCGCGGTGGTCACGCTCCCGATCTGGCTGCTGGTGGTGACCGCGGCCTCCCTGCGCCTGCCGCCCCCGCAGCGGCGCGGCACCCGGCTGGTCTGGTTCGCGGCGGCGTGGCTGACCCTGGAGTCGATGGCGCTGGTCGCCTGCCTGGGGCTCTGGGTGGCCGGCGGGTTCGGCGGGAGGCTCCACCGGGACGAGCAGCAGGAGCGGCACTACGCCCTGATCCGGTGGTTCCTGTCCCGGGTGTACGGCGCCGCCGTACGGATCTTCGGCCTGAGCGTCGAGGTCGACGAGCCGGCACGGACCGCCGACGAGCTCTCCCGCCGGCTCACCCGCCCGGTCATCGTCCTGTCCCGCCACGCGGGCCCCGGCGACTCCTTCCTCCTGGTCCACCATCTTCTCAGCGTGTACGGCAGGCGCCCGAGGATCGTGATGAAGGCGATCCTCCAACTCGACCCGTCCCTGGACGTGGTGATCAACCGCCTCCCCAACGCCTTCGTCCCCCGCAGGACCGCCGAGAGCGGCATCCTCACCGAGATCCGCCGCCTGGCCTCGGACATGGACGCCGACGACGCCCTGGTGATCTTCCCGGAGGGCGGGAACTTCACCCCCAGGCGCCGCCTGCGGGCCATCCTCCACCTGGAGCGCAAGGGGCTGGCGGAGGAGGCGGCCCGGGCCCGCCGGATGGAGCACCTGCTGGCCCCCCACCCCAACGGGGCCATCACCGCCATCGAGTCCTGTCCCCAGGCGGACGTGGTCTTCGTCGCCCACACCGGCCTCGACGACCTGGTCACCCTCGGCGACCTCTGGCGCAGGCTCCCGATGCGCGCCGAGATCAAGGCCCGGTGGTGGCGGGTGCGGGCCGCCGACGTCCCCCGCGACCGCGAGAGCCGGATCCACTGGCTCTTCGACCACTGGGAGGAGATCGACGCCTGGATAGCCAAGAACCGGCCCGCCCCGGCGGCGAAGACCTGA
- a CDS encoding patatin-like phospholipase family protein — MNVDTAFVLGGGGVLGAHEVGMLQALDEAGIRPDVIVGTSVGALNGVMLAAAPGDAVAALTRLWRSDVVRTAFGGSWMTRLSTLARTGTHLHSPGPLRGLLAEMLPVSSIEDLAVPFQCVAASVERATAHWFTEGPLVDAVLASCAVPGLLPPVRIGDDHFLDGGLVHSIPVGRAVALGARRVYVLHVGRIERPLVAPRRPWEVGLIAFEIARRHRFAEEMAALPADLEVHVMPAGGGTRPGVDLSQLRYRDASRISEYIERAYRASSQYLAQHSTR, encoded by the coding sequence ATGAATGTGGACACGGCCTTCGTGCTCGGCGGCGGAGGCGTGCTCGGCGCCCACGAGGTGGGCATGCTGCAGGCGCTGGACGAGGCTGGCATCAGGCCGGACGTGATCGTCGGCACGTCCGTGGGAGCGCTGAACGGCGTCATGCTGGCAGCCGCCCCCGGCGACGCGGTGGCCGCTCTGACCCGGCTGTGGCGCTCCGACGTGGTCCGCACCGCCTTCGGCGGGTCGTGGATGACCCGGCTGTCCACCCTCGCCAGGACGGGCACCCACCTGCACTCCCCCGGCCCGCTGCGCGGCCTGCTGGCCGAGATGCTCCCGGTCTCCAGCATCGAGGACCTCGCCGTGCCGTTCCAGTGCGTGGCCGCCTCCGTCGAACGCGCCACCGCCCACTGGTTCACCGAGGGCCCCCTGGTCGACGCCGTCCTCGCCTCCTGCGCCGTCCCCGGCCTGCTGCCCCCCGTCCGCATCGGCGACGACCACTTCCTCGACGGCGGCCTGGTCCACAGCATCCCGGTCGGCCGCGCCGTCGCCCTCGGCGCGCGCCGCGTGTACGTCCTGCACGTCGGCCGGATCGAGCGGCCCCTGGTCGCCCCGCGCCGCCCGTGGGAGGTCGGCCTGATCGCCTTCGAGATCGCCCGCCGCCACCGCTTCGCCGAGGAGATGGCCGCCCTCCCCGCCGACCTCGAGGTCCACGTCATGCCCGCCGGCGGCGGGACCCGCCCCGGAGTGGACCTCTCCCAGCTGCGCTATCGGGACGCGTCACGTATATCTGAATACATAGAACGCGCCTACAGGGCATCGTCCCAGTATCTGGCCCAGCACTCGACGCGCTGA
- a CDS encoding TIGR03619 family F420-dependent LLM class oxidoreductase encodes MKFAISYNTAYYGADPDRIVACARHAEDCGFESLYLPEHIVLYPGAMAGPFELPPSLPYVDPLDCLSFVAAATRRILLGTGVLLLPYHHPVVLAKRLATIDVLSRGRMRLLTVGLGTLPGEARAVGVDFSTRGRRADEAIDVMRLLWAGGEDGVSFAGEFFSFDDLCSFPKPYGVTHLPIHIGGSSRAAARRAGLRGDGYFPGGALDPEERATQLDLARSTAAEAGRSPEALEYTRWGSIDMTAEQVEALAAQGVTRIVVTPTATEPDRQRDEMSTFAQRFALPEHLPS; translated from the coding sequence ATGAAGTTCGCGATCAGCTACAACACCGCCTACTACGGCGCTGACCCTGACAGGATCGTCGCCTGTGCCCGGCACGCCGAGGACTGCGGTTTCGAGTCGCTGTATCTGCCTGAGCACATCGTGCTGTATCCCGGAGCGATGGCCGGGCCCTTCGAGCTCCCGCCGTCGCTGCCCTACGTCGATCCGCTCGACTGCCTGAGCTTCGTCGCCGCGGCCACCCGACGGATCCTGCTCGGAACGGGTGTGCTGCTGCTGCCGTACCACCACCCGGTGGTCCTCGCCAAACGCCTGGCGACCATCGACGTGCTGTCCAGGGGGCGGATGCGGCTGCTGACCGTGGGGCTCGGCACCCTGCCGGGCGAGGCCCGGGCGGTGGGGGTCGACTTCAGCACCCGCGGCCGCCGTGCCGACGAGGCGATCGACGTGATGCGGCTGCTCTGGGCCGGCGGCGAGGACGGCGTCAGCTTCGCCGGGGAGTTCTTCTCCTTCGACGACCTGTGCAGCTTCCCCAAGCCTTATGGGGTCACACACCTGCCGATCCACATCGGCGGATCGAGCCGGGCGGCCGCGCGCCGGGCCGGGCTCCGCGGCGACGGATACTTCCCGGGTGGCGCGCTCGATCCGGAGGAGCGCGCCACCCAGCTGGACCTCGCCCGGTCGACCGCCGCCGAGGCCGGCCGCAGCCCGGAGGCACTGGAGTACACCCGGTGGGGATCGATCGACATGACCGCCGAACAGGTCGAGGCACTCGCCGCACAGGGCGTGACCCGCATCGTCGTGACCCCCACCGCCACCGAGCCGGACCGGCAGCGCGACGAGATGTCCACGTTCGCCCAGCGGTTCGCCCTCCCCGAACACCTCCCCAGCTAG
- a CDS encoding FAD-dependent oxidoreductase: MARKAAEHAIVLGAGVSGLLAARVLADRYDRVTLVERDALGEDTPRRGVPQGFHAHALLPRGLRILEELFPGLTGELVAGGAVPYEMIVQLRMIMGGHEFARMPTGEKGVSATRPFLESHILRRVRRLPNLVTADRSQVTGIMAEGDRVTGARIAGDGGERELPADLVVDAMGRGGRTLAWLESMGYERPEEETVKVEVAYATWYLRLAAGALGEDRMILVGTYRGQPKGAALCAVEGDRWLVTLGGSAGMRPPTDPEGFFAWLDEVAPADVAAAVRAAEPLGEIGSARIPTSVRRRYERLGRFPEGLLVTGDAICNFNPIYGQGMSIGALDALAMRECLRGGADGLARRYFAAVARALDPAWQLSTGADLALREAEAERTLRVRLLNAYIGRLQRVAARDPRVAVAFSRVSGLLDPPSALMRPAVVWRAVRG; this comes from the coding sequence ATGGCCCGTAAGGCCGCAGAGCACGCGATCGTCCTGGGAGCGGGGGTCAGCGGGCTGCTCGCCGCGCGGGTGCTGGCCGACCGCTACGACCGGGTGACCCTCGTCGAACGCGACGCGCTGGGGGAGGACACCCCCCGCAGAGGCGTGCCCCAGGGGTTCCACGCGCACGCCCTGCTCCCGCGCGGCCTGCGGATCCTGGAGGAGCTGTTCCCCGGCTTGACCGGGGAACTGGTCGCCGGGGGCGCTGTGCCGTACGAGATGATCGTGCAGCTCCGGATGATCATGGGAGGCCACGAGTTCGCGCGGATGCCGACCGGTGAGAAGGGAGTGTCGGCGACCCGTCCCTTCCTGGAGAGTCACATCCTGCGGAGGGTACGGCGGCTGCCGAACCTGGTGACGGCGGACCGCAGCCAGGTCACCGGGATCATGGCCGAGGGGGACAGGGTCACCGGCGCGCGGATCGCCGGGGACGGCGGCGAGCGGGAGCTGCCCGCCGATCTCGTCGTCGACGCGATGGGCCGGGGCGGGCGGACGCTCGCCTGGCTGGAGTCCATGGGGTACGAGCGGCCGGAGGAGGAGACCGTCAAGGTCGAGGTCGCCTACGCGACGTGGTACCTCAGACTCGCCGCAGGGGCGCTGGGCGAGGACCGCATGATCCTCGTGGGCACCTACCGGGGGCAGCCCAAGGGCGCCGCGCTCTGCGCGGTGGAGGGCGACCGCTGGCTGGTGACGCTGGGCGGCAGCGCTGGGATGCGCCCGCCGACCGACCCCGAGGGGTTCTTCGCCTGGCTCGACGAGGTGGCCCCCGCCGACGTGGCCGCCGCGGTGCGCGCGGCCGAACCTCTCGGCGAGATCGGCTCGGCCCGGATCCCCACCAGCGTGCGGCGCCGCTACGAGCGGCTGGGCCGCTTCCCCGAAGGGCTGCTCGTCACCGGGGACGCGATCTGCAACTTCAACCCGATCTACGGCCAGGGCATGTCGATCGGCGCCCTGGACGCGCTCGCGATGCGCGAGTGCCTGCGCGGGGGCGCCGACGGCCTCGCCCGCCGTTACTTCGCCGCCGTCGCCAGGGCCCTCGATCCCGCCTGGCAGCTGTCCACCGGCGCCGACCTCGCCCTGCGGGAGGCCGAGGCGGAACGGACCCTGCGGGTCCGCCTGCTCAACGCCTACATCGGCAGGCTGCAGCGGGTCGCCGCGCGGGACCCGCGGGTCGCGGTCGCCTTCAGCCGGGTGAGCGGTCTGCTGGACCCGCCCTCGGCGCTCATGCGGCCCGCCGTGGTGTGGCGGGCCGTACGGGGCTGA
- a CDS encoding leucine-rich repeat domain-containing protein: MGGIGYDEEVVGDGISRCLSDGSTVLGMPWQHIDVLPEPVNDGLTHVVELDLSHNRLTALPESLTGLSRIARF, encoded by the coding sequence TTGGGCGGGATCGGCTACGACGAGGAAGTCGTCGGAGACGGGATCAGCAGGTGCCTGAGTGACGGATCGACCGTACTCGGCATGCCCTGGCAGCACATCGACGTGTTGCCCGAGCCGGTGAACGACGGCCTCACCCATGTCGTCGAACTGGACCTGAGCCACAACCGGCTGACCGCTCTGCCCGAGTCGCTGACGGGCCTTTCCCGCATCGCGCGTTTCTGA
- a CDS encoding MFS transporter, with the protein MTGRSFRWLWAASGLSNIGDGVAVVGVSLIAVTLTRSPFLVSLVSAAATLPWLLLALHAGAIVDRHDRRRIMVTASWARAGVLAALAVTAWLGAFSLPVLLAGALLIGVAEVFSDTSAQSVLPMTVPRDRLGSANGQLIAAQTVGNNFLGGPLAGLLIGSGAAAVLGVPALLYAVAGLALTGMRGRFRVETPSKRALRADIADGLRYLRDHRILRALAAFAGVLNFANAAYFAVFVLWVVGEESRVGLPAGDYGVLTAALAAGAVTGSLLAGWVARRVGQVRTMLTANLANGFLLLVPVLLPTPVAIGVTAVFLGATNAASNVILVSLRQRLIPENLLGRVNSGYRLIGMGASPLGAAAGGVLGTYAGLPMVFCTAAALCVVAVVLVSRAVSTRSVAAAEAASDRPVLQPA; encoded by the coding sequence ATGACTGGGCGATCGTTCCGCTGGTTGTGGGCCGCATCAGGCCTGTCGAACATCGGCGACGGCGTCGCGGTCGTCGGCGTCTCCCTGATCGCGGTGACCCTGACCAGATCGCCGTTCCTGGTGTCCCTGGTCAGCGCGGCGGCGACGCTGCCCTGGCTGCTGCTCGCACTGCACGCGGGTGCGATCGTCGACCGGCACGACCGGCGCCGGATCATGGTCACCGCGAGCTGGGCCCGGGCCGGCGTGCTCGCGGCCCTGGCCGTGACCGCCTGGCTGGGGGCGTTCAGCCTGCCGGTGCTGCTCGCCGGAGCGCTCCTGATCGGCGTCGCCGAGGTCTTCTCCGACACCTCCGCGCAGTCCGTGCTGCCGATGACCGTCCCGCGCGACCGCCTCGGCAGCGCCAACGGGCAGCTCATCGCCGCGCAGACGGTCGGCAACAACTTCCTCGGCGGCCCGCTGGCCGGGCTCCTGATCGGATCCGGCGCCGCCGCGGTGCTCGGGGTGCCCGCCCTGCTCTACGCCGTGGCGGGACTGGCCCTGACCGGCATGCGCGGGCGGTTCCGGGTCGAGACCCCGTCGAAGCGCGCCCTGCGCGCCGACATCGCCGACGGGCTGCGCTACCTGCGCGACCACCGCATCCTGCGCGCGCTCGCCGCCTTCGCCGGCGTGCTCAACTTCGCCAACGCCGCCTACTTCGCGGTCTTCGTGCTGTGGGTCGTCGGCGAGGAGTCACGGGTTGGCCTGCCCGCCGGCGACTACGGCGTCCTCACCGCGGCGCTGGCCGCCGGGGCGGTGACGGGCTCCCTGCTGGCCGGGTGGGTGGCCCGCCGCGTCGGCCAGGTCAGGACGATGCTCACCGCCAACCTCGCCAACGGCTTCCTGCTGCTGGTGCCCGTCCTGCTCCCCACCCCGGTGGCGATCGGCGTCACCGCCGTGTTCCTCGGAGCGACCAACGCCGCCTCCAATGTCATCCTGGTGTCGCTGCGGCAGCGGCTCATCCCCGAGAACTTGCTCGGCCGGGTCAACTCGGGCTACCGCCTGATCGGCATGGGGGCCTCGCCCCTCGGCGCGGCGGCCGGCGGGGTCCTCGGCACCTACGCCGGGCTGCCCATGGTCTTCTGCACCGCCGCCGCGCTGTGCGTCGTCGCGGTCGTCCTCGTCTCACGCGCCGTCTCCACCCGCTCGGTGGCCGCCGCCGAGGCGGCGTCCGACCGGCCCGTCCTTCAGCCGGCATGA
- a CDS encoding helix-turn-helix domain-containing protein: MDDKTHGLDASALKGLAHPSRLRLLDLLDRHGPATATQLAALTGENTGATSYHLRRLERHGLIEDIPERGKGKERWWRTRSFAFDGDRLRHDPDTAEAAEFLLAEMVRQRRAELANWLEESRTTPRPWIEAGVNSRVAVRLTREELADLVRDVTQVLDAYHDRARERGEGVPDTARVIVHFDAFPVGLGERDRPERDRPE, from the coding sequence ATGGATGACAAGACCCACGGCCTTGACGCTTCGGCGCTCAAGGGGCTTGCCCACCCCTCCCGCCTCCGCCTGCTGGATCTGCTGGACCGTCACGGCCCGGCGACGGCGACCCAGCTCGCCGCCCTGACCGGGGAGAACACCGGGGCCACGAGTTACCACCTGCGCCGCCTGGAGCGGCACGGGCTCATCGAGGACATACCGGAGCGCGGTAAGGGCAAGGAGCGCTGGTGGCGCACCCGTAGCTTCGCCTTCGACGGTGACCGCCTCCGCCATGACCCCGATACGGCGGAGGCCGCCGAGTTCCTCCTCGCGGAGATGGTCCGCCAGCGGCGTGCCGAGCTCGCCAACTGGCTGGAGGAGTCACGGACCACCCCGCGGCCGTGGATCGAGGCGGGGGTCAACTCCCGCGTGGCGGTGCGCCTGACCAGGGAGGAGCTCGCCGACCTCGTGCGTGACGTCACCCAGGTCCTCGACGCCTACCACGACAGGGCCCGGGAAAGGGGCGAGGGGGTCCCGGACACCGCACGCGTCATCGTCCACTTCGACGCCTTCCCCGTCGGGCTCGGGGAGCGGGACCGGCCGGAACGGGACCGGCCGGAATGA
- a CDS encoding quinone oxidoreductase family protein, with product MRAIVVSATGGPEVLTCTDHPDPQVNPGDVLIDVAASGVNFIDVYHRMGRYPLSLPFVPGNEGAGTVVAVGEDVRDFSPGDTVAWANVMGSYAERAVVPASRLLSVPDGVPADVAAAVMLQGMTAHYLTHSTYEVKPGDDVLVHAAAGGMGLLLTQIAKLRGARVIGTVSTEEKEKLARQAGADEVLRYEGFSEAVRELTGSGVHVVYDGVGAATFDGSIASLRPRGMMALYGQASGPVPPVDPQTLNTHGSLFLTRPTLTHYVATRDELVRRATDLFGWVASGQLQVHISRRYPLAEAARAHEDLEARRTTGKILLIP from the coding sequence ATGCGCGCCATAGTCGTCTCCGCCACCGGCGGCCCCGAGGTCCTCACCTGCACCGACCATCCGGACCCCCAGGTGAACCCCGGTGACGTGCTGATCGACGTCGCGGCCAGCGGGGTGAACTTCATCGACGTCTACCACCGGATGGGCCGCTACCCGCTGTCCCTGCCCTTCGTCCCCGGCAACGAGGGCGCGGGCACCGTCGTGGCGGTCGGCGAGGACGTGCGGGACTTCTCCCCCGGCGACACCGTGGCGTGGGCGAACGTGATGGGCAGCTATGCGGAGCGCGCCGTGGTGCCCGCCTCCCGCCTGCTCTCCGTGCCCGACGGCGTCCCAGCCGACGTCGCGGCGGCCGTCATGCTCCAGGGGATGACCGCGCACTACCTGACCCACTCCACCTACGAGGTGAAGCCGGGCGACGACGTGCTGGTGCACGCCGCGGCCGGCGGCATGGGCCTGCTGCTCACCCAGATCGCCAAGCTGCGCGGCGCCCGGGTGATCGGCACGGTCTCCACCGAGGAGAAGGAGAAGCTGGCCCGCCAGGCGGGCGCCGACGAGGTGCTCCGCTACGAAGGCTTCTCCGAGGCGGTCCGCGAGCTGACCGGCTCCGGCGTGCACGTGGTCTACGACGGCGTGGGCGCGGCCACCTTCGACGGGAGCATCGCCTCACTGCGCCCACGCGGCATGATGGCCCTGTACGGCCAGGCCAGCGGCCCGGTCCCGCCCGTCGACCCGCAGACCCTCAACACGCACGGCTCCCTCTTCCTGACCCGCCCCACCCTCACCCACTACGTCGCCACCCGCGACGAGCTGGTCCGGCGGGCCACCGACCTCTTCGGCTGGGTGGCCTCAGGACAGCTCCAGGTGCACATCTCCCGCCGCTATCCCCTCGCCGAGGCCGCCCGCGCCCACGAGGACCTGGAGGCGCGCCGGACCACGGGCAAGATCCTGCTCATCCCCTGA
- a CDS encoding serine/threonine-protein kinase, translating to MRLGMTVNNLTPGDPLQIGRYRVLSRLGRGGMGTVYLGESPEGQQVAIKVINSEYSQHEQFRMRFRREADAAQRVRRFCTAAVIEAALDGDQLYVVTEYVAGPNLEDAVQSGGPLRGSSLDALAVGVATALTAIHGAGVVHRDLKPSNVLLSPVGPRVIDFGIARALDTLSGITGTGEIVGTPRYMAPEVLRGEPVSPACDVFSWGCLMAFAASGQAPFGGEAVAAVVYQVLNTEPSLEGMDPALRELVTYAIAKDPRNRPTSQQVLDHLVGRSAAPEQTVRSVQTVWQQSPPAVHQIQPTWQQNPPTLHQSQPTLQGTAQWPGAVPPGQHTGPGGAGPGHTGPGHTVTAVPAGRSTGRKKLIVGAAVAALVAVGGGSALYLSLAAGGPPANLDLLYQNDFTQTGSGWSGGTYDGSDNSGYAPEGYYAIDVDGDDSVLREKAPVPFATAPPATPDPSASPTPLLPARLLLGVDVGIRDGSTGLGEYGLFCRGEDTYEATRYEFLLDTAGNARIRKSVKSAGGELTKPVQVTLPKDGPVHLQAECSDTPDGVQLAMWVDGDRVQSFVDSNPLPSGEVGFIARVGEDGKAKLLTSFDNFTMHGAKDEAAAGKP from the coding sequence ATGCGGTTAGGTATGACGGTGAACAACCTCACTCCGGGCGATCCCCTACAGATCGGTCGATACCGCGTGCTCAGCCGGCTCGGCCGAGGCGGTATGGGCACGGTCTACCTCGGTGAGTCCCCCGAGGGGCAGCAGGTCGCCATCAAGGTGATCAACTCGGAGTACAGCCAGCACGAGCAGTTCAGGATGCGGTTCCGCCGTGAGGCCGACGCGGCCCAGCGGGTCCGCCGCTTCTGCACCGCCGCGGTGATCGAGGCCGCGCTCGACGGCGACCAGCTCTACGTCGTCACCGAATACGTGGCCGGCCCGAACCTGGAGGACGCCGTGCAGTCGGGGGGGCCGCTCCGCGGCTCCAGCCTCGACGCGCTCGCGGTCGGCGTGGCGACCGCCCTCACCGCCATCCACGGTGCCGGGGTCGTGCACCGCGACCTCAAGCCGTCCAACGTCCTGCTCTCCCCGGTCGGTCCCCGGGTGATCGACTTCGGCATCGCCCGCGCCCTGGACACCCTCAGCGGCATCACCGGCACCGGCGAGATCGTCGGCACGCCCCGCTACATGGCGCCCGAGGTGCTGCGCGGCGAACCGGTCTCCCCCGCGTGCGACGTGTTCTCCTGGGGCTGCCTGATGGCCTTCGCCGCCAGCGGCCAGGCGCCGTTCGGCGGGGAGGCGGTGGCCGCGGTGGTCTATCAGGTGCTCAACACCGAGCCCTCCCTGGAGGGCATGGACCCCGCGCTGCGCGAGCTGGTGACCTACGCGATCGCCAAGGACCCCCGTAACCGGCCCACCTCCCAGCAGGTCCTCGACCACCTCGTCGGCCGCTCGGCCGCGCCCGAGCAGACCGTCCGATCGGTCCAGACCGTCTGGCAGCAGAGCCCGCCCGCGGTCCACCAGATCCAGCCGACCTGGCAGCAGAACCCGCCCACCCTCCACCAGAGCCAGCCCACGCTCCAGGGGACCGCCCAGTGGCCGGGAGCCGTGCCGCCGGGGCAGCACACCGGCCCCGGCGGCGCCGGCCCTGGCCACACCGGCCCCGGCCACACCGTCACGGCCGTGCCCGCCGGGCGCTCCACCGGGCGGAAGAAGCTGATCGTCGGGGCGGCGGTGGCGGCCCTGGTCGCGGTGGGCGGCGGCTCCGCCCTCTATCTCTCGCTCGCCGCCGGCGGGCCGCCCGCCAACCTCGACCTGCTCTACCAGAACGACTTCACCCAGACCGGGAGCGGCTGGAGCGGCGGCACCTACGACGGCAGCGACAACAGCGGCTACGCCCCCGAGGGCTACTACGCCATCGACGTGGACGGCGACGACTCCGTGCTGCGGGAGAAGGCGCCGGTGCCCTTCGCGACCGCGCCCCCGGCCACCCCCGACCCCTCGGCCAGCCCCACACCGCTGCTCCCCGCCCGCCTGCTGCTCGGCGTCGACGTCGGGATCCGCGACGGCAGCACCGGCCTGGGCGAGTACGGCCTGTTCTGCCGGGGCGAGGACACCTACGAGGCGACCCGCTACGAGTTCCTGCTCGACACCGCGGGCAACGCCCGCATCCGCAAGAGCGTCAAGAGCGCCGGAGGGGAGCTCACCAAGCCCGTCCAGGTCACGCTGCCCAAGGACGGGCCCGTCCATCTCCAGGCCGAGTGCTCGGACACCCCGGACGGCGTGCAGTTGGCCATGTGGGTCGACGGCGACCGGGTCCAGTCGTTCGTGGACTCCAACCCGCTGCCCTCCGGCGAGGTCGGCTTCATCGCCCGGGTCGGCGAGGACGGCAAGGCCAAGCTCCTGACCTCCTTCGACAACTTCACCATGCACGGCGCCAAGGACGAGGCGGCCGCCGGCAAGCCCTGA